Sequence from the bacterium genome:
CATCTGAGATGTCGACCGCCGGTACCGGATAGTTGGTCATGCGATAACCGCTATTGCAATTCAGGTCGTGGTAGACGAGCTGCGGATTGCATTCGCCGATCGTGATCATCGGCTGCCACGTGATGCCGCCATCGAGTGACTTACGAAACTGCAAATCCTCACTCGAAAGATCGGTCCACACAACATACACTTCACCGAGCGGCCCGGTCGCCAGAGTCGGCATGATGGCGTCGGCTTGACTGGAGATGACCAATGGCGTCATGAACGACTCGCCGTTGTCGGTCGAGCGCGTGAAATGCACGTGAAAACCGATCCACGTGACGTAGATATTGTCGCGGTATGGTGAATCGTCGCTGACATCGCAGGCGATCATCTCGCGGTCAATCTGGCTGTTGATCTGCGGAACTGTTGAGATCGTGGTCGGCGGACTCCATGTCACACCGTGATCATCGGAGTAGTGCAGATAGGCGCCATCGTTCGGGTAGTCGCAGCCCATGGCCAAATAGGCCGCGAACATCCGGCCGCTGCTGTTGATCGTCACGACCGGATCGAAAATGCTCGTGCAGTTGCCGTTGACGGCGCCGCTGCCGATTAGGCTCTGCCGCCATGACGAACCCCCGTCGGTGGAGCTATAAAAACGGGTACCGGAATTGCTCCCGAGCGCGTAATCATTCGCTCCGACGAGCAGGATATCGGGATTGGTGGGATCGGCCGCGATCGGGCACTCATTTTGAGCGCGATTGGTTGTGTCCTGATTGCAACGATGATTGGTCCCCACATCATCGAGCGGCGACCAGCGACGGTACGGCACGTCCACGTCGGCCGGGTCCATTCGCCGGGGTGGTCGTCCGGCGAGGCTGGTCTCTTTGATTGCCGTACGTTCGTTGGGTTGCGATTCGCCCAATAGCCAAAGACCGGCCGCGCAGACAACGGCCACAAGCCCCAACCCAACCCAAAATGTCCGAATGGTATTGCGAGATGTCATGGTTCTTCCGGCAAGCTGAGTTCTCGACCTACCTTGGAATGTAACCCTACCGCCGCAGTTTGTCAAGCGATTTCAGATCGAAGCAAAGGCCCGCGAGTGCGGGCCTTTGCTGGTTGCCCCGATGTTCCGGGGGGTAATTGGCATCCAATTCAAACACCGGCGTCACGCGATAGAACTCCTGCGTCGCGCCAGCCCACGGAGTGAGCACGATCTCGCGTCACTAACTCACACTTTCCCACGCCTATCCGCAACACCCCGGCGCACAGCCGCAATCGAGCGGTTTGTAGGCGCGCACCTTCACCGATGCGACCGCTTCGAGCGCTTCGTTGCGCAGCGCGTCGCCGATGCTGTCGAGACCGACATCGTATTGAATCTCGTTGACGATTTCAACATTGATCAAACCCGCCGCGCGCGCGTAGTGCAAATATTCTTCTTTCAACGATGCACCGGAGACGCAGCCGACATAGGCTTCGACATTGTTCTTCAGTTCCGGCGACAACGGGCGATTCAGCACGAGATCGGAAACGAGCATTCTGCCGCCGGGTTTCAACACGCGTGCGATTTCAGAAAACACGCGCGGTTTATCCACCGACAGATTAATCACGCAATTCGAGATCACCAAATCCACCGAATTCGCGCCGACCGGAAGCTGTTCAATGATGCCCTCGCGAAACTCCACATTCGCGGCATTGATCGTTTCGGCGTTCGCGCGCGCCTTGGCCAGCATATCCGGCGTCATGTCCACGCCGATGACTTTGCCGGTCGGCCCGACCTTGCGCGCCGCGAGAAATGCATCAAAGCCCGCGCCGCTCCCCAAATCAAGTATCGTTTCGCCCGGCACAACTTCGGCGAACTGCAGCGGATTGCCGCAGCCCAAACCTAAGTTCGCGCCGTCGGGCACGGCCTTCAAGTCTTCTTCGGCATAGCCGATCGCCGTGGCGATATCATCCACATTGGTTGCGCCGCAGCACCCCGCCGTGCCGCAGCAGCTTTCACCGCGTGCCGCCTCGCCATACTTCTCGCGCACAATTTCGCGAATGTTCAAAAGTTCCATCTTCAGAGTCCCGCCTTCTTCTGTTAGTTCTCTTGAGCCAACTCAATCAGCTTGCTCATGGTGTTGAAATTGCGCGTGGTGGCCGCCACGCCGATTTTCTTCTCGAGAAAATTGTTACTCAGTTTACTGCGTGCCGCACTTCCGGGAATATAGAGATAGGCCGCGCGTTTGGTGATGGCAAGTTCTTCCTCACCGTAATCCTGCGCGAGCAGCTCTTTGATTTTCGCCGCCGCGGGCGCAGATTGAAATTGCATGAAGAACACCCGCGCGATGTCGTATCCCTTGCCGAACGGATTCTCGTCCAGCACCTTCTGCAACTCCGCCGCCGAGCGCACGACAACCGCGAGTTCCGGGCCAATGTGCTTCTTGATTAGGTGTTGCACGTCGGCTTCAATCTCGCGCGGACTTTTGTTCGAATCTACAAGAGCGTTGCCGCTCGCAATGTAGGTTCGCGCATTGCCGTAACCCGCTTGCGTCAACACCTCGCGCAACTGCGCCATCGGCACGCGGTTCTTGCCCGTCGGCATCACGCCGCGCAACAAAATAATGTAGGTTCGCACGCTAACTAACAACAGCTTTCGGTCAGCCCCTCAAAGACCTTGCGAAAACGCGCGATGGCTTTCGGATCTATGCAGTAGCAGATCTTCGGGCCGTCAATCTCGCCGCGAATCCAGCCCGCTTCCTTCAGCTTGCGCAAATGCTGCGACACCGTTGAAGGGGCGACCGGCAACTGCTCGACAATATCCCCCACGATGCAGCCGGGCGAGCTTAACAAGAACCGCAGAATAGCCACCCGGTGCGGGTGACCTAATGCCCGGGCCAGCTTGGCCAGCTCGGTATCCTCCAGGCTATTGTCGGGAGGATGGATGGTAAACTCAGGGGCGTTTTGCATAATTTCCTTTCGTTATTCGTAAAAGTACGAAATGATTTTCGAAATGTCAAGAGAAGAATTGGGCGACCTTTCGGCCGCCCTATTTGCTCACGGATGTACCGTAACTTATTGAGCAGTAACGATATAAGAACTCTTCGCCGGTGTTGGTGCGATATCAAGGTAGCTCGGAGCCGCTGTCTGACCAATCAAATTCGCCGGAATTGGAGTCACAACCTCGACCGTGTCACGGTAGACATTATACAGTGCGGCATTCGTCGAGGTCTCCCAAATTAGCCGGATACCACCCTCTTCCACCAGCGCCATGAGATGCTGCGGCACCGAAGCAGCCGGTCGAACCGTGAAGCTCCACACCGGCCCGGGTGTCGCCCCCGCCGCATTGCGCTCATCTATCCGCCAAAAATACGTCGCACCACGAGTCAGATCGCCCACCGGATCAAATGTGACTGCCGCCTGATTCCCCGCGAACGCCGGCGGATCCACCGGACCAAAATATACGTCGTGCGACGTCGCGCCAGCGCCCGCAGACCAAGTCAATACCACAGTCTCCAAGACGTTTGTGGTAAGATCCGCCGGCAACGGCGACGTGGCAATTCCGGGAAGCGCAGCCGCTTCGGTGGCCGTCAAGACAATCGTATTGTTATTTCCATCAACGTTGCTTTGCAGCGCGGCCGCGTACAGTCTGACCGTGCCCGTCCCGGCGGCTGGCGCCGTCCACGTAAATTGACCGGAGTCATGATTCATGCTCGTGAAATGCACGCCGTTGGTTTCGCCGCTCACATTATACGTCGAGGTGAACTGGCCCGCAGTGATCGCGCCCGCATTGGCCGTACCGCTGAGGCCCACGCGACATGAAGAATTGAAGTTGACAATCGTCCCGCCCGAGATCTTCTTGATCGTCAGCAAATAGGCCGCTCCGGGAGTGTAGGTTGCGGGAAAGCCTGTGACCTGTACCGTGTTTGTCACCGCTCCGCCGTGACAACTGCTCGCGCAAGTTTCAAGACCGGGTGCACCGGACCGCCCGGTGTAGGTTGGGAATGCCGAGGCGCTAATGGCCCACAACAACATTGTAATAACGACGACTGCGTTGCGCATGACTGCTCCTTTAAATACTGGATATTCATCTACACCCGGCGACATCCCGGATTGCCTAATTCATCTGTGTGCTGCGCAATCGTCCGCGATTCAGCTTGTATCGTGGCGATTTGTCAACATCAGAAATCAAAGCACGCGTTCGTTGCGCATAAACCTTGATTGCTGATTGACGCACTCATACTAAACATTTGTGTGCGAACTGTACAGGAATTCCCGCACGACCGAGCAAGAAATGTTATACAATAATCTATGCGAGTACATATAGAAATCACCAATTCCGCCACGAGGAGTCAACTTTGAACAACAAAAAGAGAGGCGCGACCCTCGCGGATCGCGCCCAATTGCTGCCCCTGCACCGGACATTCAGTCCAAAACTTTTGAATCTACCGACCGTTCACACGGTTGCGGCTTGGCAACAATCACCGCCGCCTAACCATGCTGAGCCTGCTTCTGACCAACATACTCAATCGAAAACCGATTGCCCTCCGGGTCCTCGCCCTCGCAGATCCAGATGTTTGGTGCCACCATCCGCGGTTCGCCCATCGGCACCCCACGCTCGGTCAGCTCGTCCCGTGCCACCTCCAGGTCATTGACCCGAAATACGATCGAGGCAGAGTCCTGACCAACGCGCCGCTTACCGCCCGAATGGAGGCAGAGGCGACAGACCCCGGTGTCGAGCTCAATCCACTCCTGCCGCCGAAAATCCGTCACCCCAGCCGGTTGAGCAATGGTTAAACCCATGGCATCCCGGTAAAATTCCACCATTTCCTGCATATTCTCGACATACAGAATCACTTCGGAAAGTCCCTTTAAGCAGCCCATGGAAACCTCCAGTCATTGGATGGTGGCGAATCCCTACAATATAGTAACGGTAAAATCCATCGGCAAATGCCCAGGACTTGCGCTCGCAGCTTAGACCCGTTAAATTAGGGGGTAACCTGTCTAAGGATGATTAAGATGCGACTTCCGTTGTTCTGTCTGGCGTTCCTCTGCCTTGCCGCCGGCTCCGTATGGGCCGACGACACCTCGCAATTGACCCTGCCCCCCTCGTCCCCGTCCGAATTCCACGAACAGGAAGCCACCCGCTGGCGGCTGGCCCTCGAAGCCCGCGACCAGCTGACGTTGGACGAAACTCAACTCGACTACGACGTTCGGTACTACGAACTCTGGGTTGACCTGCGTAATTACACGGGCCGGCAAATCGCCGGTCGAACCGACGTGTACGGCACCGCCCTCACCGCAAACTTCCGGGATGTCGTGCTTGATCTGTGCGATACCCTGAGCGTTGATTCCGTGCGCGGCGCGGGCAACACGACGCTCGCTTACAGCCGCGGCAGTCAACAGATCGTCGTTTCGCTCGAACGCGACTACGCACTCAACGAAGATTTCGCCCTGACAATCTACTACCACGGCACTCCCTGTCTCGGAGGCGGGATCTCGACCTTCGATTGGTACGACCGTTTCGTTTCATCGTACGTCGTGCCGTCTATTCACACGCTGTCCGAACCGTTCGGCGCGCGCGACTGGTGGCCGTGCAAGGATGTTCCCAGCGACAAGGCCGACAGCGCGCGCATCCACCTGACCGTCAGCGACACGCTCGTGGCCACTTCAAACGGCGTGCTGCAAAGCGTTACACCCGTGCCGTCGAACGCCTTGCGGTATAGCTGGTTCGAAAGTAATCCAATCTCGACCTACTTGATTGTGGCCAACGCCTCAAACTACCAGTCGTTCACCGATTGGTACGTAAACTCCGGCGGCGACAGCCTGCCGATAGTTTACTACGTCTATCCGGAAAAACTCGCGGCCGCGCAGACCGATTGGGATTTCACTCCCGACATCATTACAGTATTTGCCGAGAAATTCGGCGAGTATCCGTTCATGGACGAAAAGTACGGCCACTCGATGTTCCGCTGGAGCGGCGGCATGGAGCACCAGTGCAACACCTCGATGGGGTCCGGCATCGTCAGCGGATTCCATTGGTATGACTACATCACCGTCCACGAACTCGCGCACATGTGGTGGGGGGATATGGTCACGCTGGATGACTGGCCGGACATCTGGCTCAATGAAGGCTTCGCCAGCTACAGTGAAGCCGTATGGGTAGAATCGCAAGGCGGAGCGGCGGCGTTG
This genomic interval carries:
- a CDS encoding exo-alpha-sialidase, whose amino-acid sequence is MTSRNTIRTFWVGLGLVAVVCAAGLWLLGESQPNERTAIKETSLAGRPPRRMDPADVDVPYRRWSPLDDVGTNHRCNQDTTNRAQNECPIAADPTNPDILLVGANDYALGSNSGTRFYSSTDGGSSWRQSLIGSGAVNGNCTSIFDPVVTINSSGRMFAAYLAMGCDYPNDGAYLHYSDDHGVTWSPPTTISTVPQINSQIDREMIACDVSDDSPYRDNIYVTWIGFHVHFTRSTDNGESFMTPLVISSQADAIMPTLATGPLGEVYVVWTDLSSEDLQFRKSLDGGITWQPMITIGECNPQLVYHDLNCNSGYRMTNYPVPAVDISDGPHRGAIYVAYAHTIVEDNYDIYFTKSEDQGATWSEPVILPDDDTGSHQWWPWIAVHPRTGDVAVSWCDRREDPANCDYAYYGTISTDGGATWSANMRISDRQLDTHNRGFLGDYTGLTFSNLGFHSAWTDTRNDYSDIYAAWWNNGDSLALTSPNGGETWNANSACMARWTLRYAPDTLLVELNRSYPAGVWERLDTIRSDEHEWSWNATGPGTSAARLRIVGLNHPDVGDTSDADFAINALAAPARLTAYRIGTSIQLRWQSTGAPWYHVYSALSTHDSFSTLEGVTVNTTLLDTNAVLDAEQKYYIVRAALAP
- the arsM gene encoding arsenite methyltransferase, whose product is MELLNIREIVREKYGEAARGESCCGTAGCCGATNVDDIATAIGYAEEDLKAVPDGANLGLGCGNPLQFAEVVPGETILDLGSGAGFDAFLAARKVGPTGKVIGVDMTPDMLAKARANAETINAANVEFREGIIEQLPVGANSVDLVISNCVINLSVDKPRVFSEIARVLKPGGRMLVSDLVLNRPLSPELKNNVEAYVGCVSGASLKEEYLHYARAAGLINVEIVNEIQYDVGLDSIGDALRNEALEAVASVKVRAYKPLDCGCAPGCCG
- a CDS encoding DUF1697 domain-containing protein is translated as MRTYIILLRGVMPTGKNRVPMAQLREVLTQAGYGNARTYIASGNALVDSNKSPREIEADVQHLIKKHIGPELAVVVRSAAELQKVLDENPFGKGYDIARVFFMQFQSAPAAAKIKELLAQDYGEEELAITKRAAYLYIPGSAARSKLSNNFLEKKIGVAATTRNFNTMSKLIELAQEN
- a CDS encoding winged helix-turn-helix transcriptional regulator, with amino-acid sequence MQNAPEFTIHPPDNSLEDTELAKLARALGHPHRVAILRFLLSSPGCIVGDIVEQLPVAPSTVSQHLRKLKEAGWIRGEIDGPKICYCIDPKAIARFRKVFEGLTESCC
- a CDS encoding VOC family protein translates to MGCLKGLSEVILYVENMQEMVEFYRDAMGLTIAQPAGVTDFRRQEWIELDTGVCRLCLHSGGKRRVGQDSASIVFRVNDLEVARDELTERGVPMGEPRMVAPNIWICEGEDPEGNRFSIEYVGQKQAQHG
- a CDS encoding M1 family metallopeptidase — its product is MRLPLFCLAFLCLAAGSVWADDTSQLTLPPSSPSEFHEQEATRWRLALEARDQLTLDETQLDYDVRYYELWVDLRNYTGRQIAGRTDVYGTALTANFRDVVLDLCDTLSVDSVRGAGNTTLAYSRGSQQIVVSLERDYALNEDFALTIYYHGTPCLGGGISTFDWYDRFVSSYVVPSIHTLSEPFGARDWWPCKDVPSDKADSARIHLTVSDTLVATSNGVLQSVTPVPSNALRYSWFESNPISTYLIVANASNYQSFTDWYVNSGGDSLPIVYYVYPEKLAAAQTDWDFTPDIITVFAEKFGEYPFMDEKYGHSMFRWSGGMEHQCNTSMGSGIVSGFHWYDYITVHELAHMWWGDMVTLDDWPDIWLNEGFASYSEAVWVESQGGAAALRSYMISDLVVNDPSGPVYNPASLFSSNTVYHKGAWVLHTLRGAIRNDSLFFAGLREYRARYQYSTATTAEFLAAMSDVAGYDVTPFVYGYLYLTNRPSYRYSYGTGMCDGVLTTAVRLRQIHATPAQPFTNRVDLRFGGAQTVTQTVVSNSYRAEYLFNMGYTPSSIALDPDEWMLETKMNEPLQPIFLNAALTIGTEGAPYADTLVAIGGASAYTFTLIGGALPTGITLGSNGIFAGTPSVSGNFPLTLRVNNTSNQSDTTQLVLNVLPVLDAPEELTILANGDDTVTLRWIASPDALHYDVMAATLADYSDLVILATVTDTFYVDAATVPEKYYMIIARP